ATTTACTACTTTGAGGCAACAAACAGCCCTAATTTAGTCTGGCTGGACATGAAAAAAGTAAATTATGAAAAAGGTTCTGATCTTATGAAAGTGAGAATACAGCCTAATGACAATATTGGCAATATAACTGCTAAACTCCAGAAAACAGAAATGTATACAATACCATTACCCGCAAAATAACTAAATTAAATATAAGGAGAAATATGAAAAAACTAATAAAACTATTAATGTTAATGGTAATTTCTCTATCTGCCGGCGGAGCCAGCATTGATTATCTAATGAATAATTCATCTGTATATTTGGGTAATCCTGCTCAAACCGCCAATATATCCGTAGAAAGTGCCTTTTTTAATCCTGCGGGACTTGTATATTTAGATGACGGAACTTATCTGAATATAAATGCATTTCTGTCAAGCATAGAAGAATCTACTACTTTAGACGGAAAAAAATATAAAGCTGATGATTTTCCAGTCACTCCCAGCTTTAATCTTGTATATAAAAAAGAAAAATTCGCTTATTATCTAAATACGAGTATTATAGCAGGAGGAGCTACGCTAAATTTTAAAGACGGTGTATCCGGACTGGAACTGGCTGCTCAGGGGATAAACAAGCTGGATCCGCTGAAAAATACCGCCAGAGCCCTGAATGCAAATTTAGAAAGCGGTAATTTTGATGGAGAAAACAGATATTTTCAGGGTGCAATAGGTGTAAGCTATCTTTTGAATGACAAAATTTCTGTTTCATTAGGCGGAAAATATGTTTACGGAATAAGAAAACTATCAGGAAATGCAGAATACTCATATAATAAATCCAGTCCTCTTGGTGCGATAGTAGATGGAAATGATCTGCACATTGATTCTAAAAGAACAGCTGACGGATTCGGCGGAATTCTGGGGGTGGATATAAAACCCACTGATAATTTAAATATAGCTTTCAAATTTGAAACTCCCGTCAAACTAAATTTCAAAGCAAAAACCAGTGAGGATGAGAAAATTTATCTTGGATTTCTGAACAGAAGTCTGGGAATATCGACCTTTTATCCGGAATATAAAGACGGGAATAAAATGAGAAGAGACCTTCCGGCGGTATTATCAGCAGGAATATCCAATAAGATAAATAAAGTAACGCTTTTATTTAATTATAACCACTATTTTAATAAAGCTGCTAGTATTGATAACCAGAATTATGATGACGGGAATGAGGCAGGATTTGGTATAATGTATGAAATAAATGATAAATTTACCTGGACAGCAGGAATAAATATAGCTGACACCGGCGCTTCAAGAGCTACTTATGATGATACGGAATTTGCATTAAATTCTCAGTTATATGGAACCGGAGTAATATTTAAACCAAACGAAAAAAATGAATTTGTAGTTTCTTTGGCTTATATTCACTATAATTCTGAAAATGGAACTGACGAACATTTTGTT
This genomic stretch from Sebaldella sp. S0638 harbors:
- a CDS encoding OmpP1/FadL family transporter is translated as MKKLIKLLMLMVISLSAGGASIDYLMNNSSVYLGNPAQTANISVESAFFNPAGLVYLDDGTYLNINAFLSSIEESTTLDGKKYKADDFPVTPSFNLVYKKEKFAYYLNTSIIAGGATLNFKDGVSGLELAAQGINKLDPLKNTARALNANLESGNFDGENRYFQGAIGVSYLLNDKISVSLGGKYVYGIRKLSGNAEYSYNKSSPLGAIVDGNDLHIDSKRTADGFGGILGVDIKPTDNLNIAFKFETPVKLNFKAKTSEDEKIYLGFLNRSLGISTFYPEYKDGNKMRRDLPAVLSAGISNKINKVTLLFNYNHYFNKAASIDNQNYDDGNEAGFGIMYEINDKFTWTAGINIADTGASRATYDDTEFALNSQLYGTGVIFKPNEKNEFVVSLAYIHYNSENGTDEHFVPGADFEKSKVRYKKSITSLGLGYTYKF